The nucleotide window GCGAACACCGGTAACTGGTTGCAAGGCCGCCATGTGTTGATTTCTACCCAGAGTTTTGTGCATCCCCAACCGGAAGTTGGGTCGTTCCGGGCTTTAGTCAGTAAGGGGCAAGTCGAAGGCGCACCGGCCTTTGAAATCGAAAAACCATTCTCCTGGGAGAAGGAGCGGGAAATCTGCAATTATTACCGGTGGAGCACCTATTTCCCAATTGACGAGAGGGAACTGTCGGTTTTCCCCGGCACATTAATCAGCGCAAATGGGCTTAAAGATTATTCCCTTCAGGCGGCGGATGGTGAAATCGGAAAAGTTGTGAATTTTCTTATTGATGATGCCATTTGGACTGTGCGCTATCTGGTCGTGGATACCTCGAAATGGTTGGCGGGTAGAAAGGTATTGATCAGTCCAATGTGGAATAAATCCATTAACTGGGCAGAGAGAATGATGGTCGTGGACCTCAATCAGGACCAGATAGAAAAATCTCCGGAGTATGATCCATCCGCCCCAATCGAACGAGTGTATGAAATACATCTCTATCAACATTACGGTAAACCACATTATTGGTAGACCTGAAAAGAAAAAGCATGTCAAAAATATGGAAGGTTTGTGGAGGGATATTCGATGTTCTGCTGCAAAAGGGCAGTCATGTTAATCCATCCGACCATAAATCCCGGTCATCAGGGTAACGTACTTTCCTCCTGACGTTCTCCTGAAAGCCCCACGGGTGTCCGGTAACGAGGTGTTAGCTCCGATGGTAATTTTTAAAATGAGGTTCATAAAGGGCCTATGTATGAGCATCTGGTCATATTTGGAGCGACAGGCGACGTCTCAAAGCGATATATTTTCCCTGCTTTAGCTCAAGTTTTCGCCAACCGCGGTCTTCCCTCAGAATATAGAATTACGGGCGTTGGGCGGCGTGATTGGAAGACGCCTCAGCTTCAAGAGCATGTGTCCAAATTACTCGGTCAGCATGAGGATCTACCATTTCCAAGATCCCGCCAAGGATTTTTGAGGTCTTTGGAGTATGCGCATGTCGAAGATCTTTCCGACGCTCGACAGATTCAGGCGATTTTTCATAAAAAGGCAGAGTCGACGCTGCTATATTTAGGGCTCCCCCCTCAGATGTTTCCTACAGTTTTGGAATCCCTGCGACGGGTTACCCTGCCGCCACAATCCCGGATCATTATCGAAAAACCATTCGGGCTCAGTTATGCCCAATCACAGGAATTGAACCGGCTCGTGCATCAGCAATTTGCTGAAGAGCGCGTTTTCCGCATCGACCACTTTTTAGGAATGCCAATTGTGTCCGCCGTCTTTGGTCTCCGGTTTTCCAACCCCGTATTTACCCCTATCTGGAACCGGCATCATATTGAAAAGATCGAGGTGATTTGGGATGAGACCTTGGCGCTGGAAGGGCGGGCGGACTTCTATGATTGTGCCGGAGCTCTGAAAGATATGATTCAAAATCACCTCCTTCAGTTATTGGCCGTCCTGACTCTTGAACCCTTGGAGACCATGTGGTCCCCTGATTTTCGGGACAAAAGAGTGGAATTGTTCAAAGCAGTGAGAAAACTGTCAAGGGCTGAGATTCGATCCCAGACCTTACGAGCCCGTTACCGGTCAGGGGAGATAGGGAGTGTGCGGGTTCCCGGTTATGCAAAAAGTCAGGGGGTAGATCCCGAGCGAAATACTGAAACGTTTGCGCAAGTGACCTTCTGGGTCGACAATGAACGCTGGCAAGGCGTGCCGTTTGTGTTACGTTCCGGAAAAGCTTTAGGTCGGGAACGAAAAGAAATCCTGGTGCATTTTAAAAGGGGGCAGAAAGATCCGGGATCTTTCCTTCCCACAGAAGGCGGGAATATCTTGTGCTTGAATCTGGCGAGTGAAGAGGTCAATCTTGGGATATTTAGCATTCAGGATGCCGGAGGGATTACACCTGCACCGATGAGGGTGGACGACCCCGTTTCTCCTGAACGTCTTTCCCCCTATGAACGGTTGTTTCTCGAAGCCATGTCCGGCAAATCACAACTTTTCGTGCGGGATGATGAGGTCGAGGAGATGTGGAATATCATTCAACCCATTGCGGATGCCTGGGCGGACAATGTGGTATCCTTGCAGAGTTACCCGGCCGGGTCCAACGGTCCACCCAGGGAGGATACCGGAGCATTGACCGAGTACGGCCATTTCCAGACGACAGGGGAGACTCCTGGGAGCGAACCATTCCCAAACTATCATTAGTTAGGTTTCCATGGTGCGGTTAGTTGTTGATGCTGAAGATGTGACTCGTCTTTTAACCAACGGCATGAAACGAAACGTCAAAAAATTCAACGCACTTAACACCATGGCGATTTCGTAACGATCCCAGGCCACTGCCATTCCAATGGCTCCGGTGTTCCAAATACTTGCGGCGGTTGCGGTTCCGGCCACATTCCCTCTGTCTTTGAGAATGGCGCCACCGCCAATAAAACCGATTCCGGTTAAGATGCCATAGATGACACGTCCTTCGGCATCGGTGGACGACAACACATGGATTCCCGTCAGCATATAGGCGCATGAGCCGAGTGCAACCAGGGGAAATGTTCGCAGCCCTGCACCGTGTGATTCTTGTTCACGATCCCAACCAAGAGGAACCGCCAATAAAAAGGCAATGATCAGATGATAGAAATGCGACCAAATTTGTTGCCAATCCAATTCAAGGACCATGTTCATCGTGAATTCTTTCCCTTCTATACTTGGTCGAACCCAAATCCTGAGAACGGTTCATCATGATGGTGGGAGATTCCATAGAATATATGGCAGACCTTAAACCTGGCCGGATGTATTATGGTGTATATATTTCATGGTGTACCTCCGTGATATTGCCTCGCTGAATCCGGGGAATTATCAGCTCCCGGGCAAGGATTTTCAGGCAAGCCGCGAAAGGGATGGCAAGAACTAATCCTAAAACACCTCCCAGGGCCCCGCCGATCAGCACCACCAGCAGAATGGTTGCCGCGCTGAGGTCGGTTGACTGGCTTTGAACCCATGGCGTGAGCACCCATCCCTCAAGAAATTGTACTCCCAGGTAGACGGCACTGGGCCAGACAAGGAGTTGCATCCAATAATTGTCGGTTGAGCCGGATCCCATGGACATATCCAAATATTTCAAAAGAATAGCGACGGGCCACATCAAGGTGGCGGCATAAGGGACCAAACTCAATAATCCTGCGCCAACTCCCAGGAGAATCCAATAAGGCATCCCCACCCAAAACCATCCGATTGCAAACATCACACTCATCATTAACGCAATCAGTAATCGGCCTCTGAAGAATTCTCCAATGGCCCGATCCATTTTGGATAGTAATTTCGGCCACCGGTCATCCTCCTGAGATTCGACGGCACTCCATATCGTGCGTTGAATGGAAGGAAAGCTCCAGGCAAAAAGGAAAAAATAAATGATGATTAAAGAGAACGAGAATAGGAAGGAGCCCAGTGTACCGATAATGAGATTGGTCAAATAAAAGACCTGCCCGGTTCCCGATAAAAACGTCTTGAGGGTCGATAACGGATTATCCTGGATGTTCCCGGAAATTTCCTTGAAATTCCGGGTTATTTCTTTCACATCCATGCCGTGGCGATCGGCCAGAAGAGAAAGATAGGTGGGAAACTTTTCAATGAAAGACCGCAATTGGTCCGCAAGTCTCGGTCCAACCCAAAGGACGAACCCAGACACCAATGCACAGATGACCAACGCCATAAAGGTCACGGCGAGCCACCGTGGGAGTTTCCATGTCTGTTCAACATAATCCAAAGCAGGATCAGTGAGGTAGGCCAGTCCCAGGCCTATCAAGACCGGAACCAAAATGGCCTGCAATTGAAAACACAGCCAAAGTAGGAAGACTCCCATCGCCACGATACACAATTCACGAACCGCAACAATTTCCCAGAGATGAACATGTCGGGCTGGTTTCATAGTGGTTGAAGAGGGAGATACCACTGGTAGACCTGGGTGTCCAATACGGACGTCCTTATGATCATTTGCCATCATCATCTTTATCAAAATTCAAGATGATCCTACATGGATAAAACTTCGCGGAGTCCTTCGTAACTTGTCTATTTGAGTGAGTAACCTAAAGAGACATTATGAGACAATAGGGAAAATGAGTTGGTGGAAATTTTCCTAATCAATAATTTCCCATTCATGGCATGTTCTCCTTGAAGGAGGAGAGAGGGTGCCGGAGATGGCATTCGGGATTTTCATCGTGTCAGAAGGAGGACAGGATGATCGGAATACGGGCAGTCAATCTCAGTGAAGCAGATAACCAATCGTTCCCCGGAGACAACAAACGCTCACCCGCGAAACCTCCACCTGAACCTGAAAGAAAATCGCCCCCCATTGGTCCCCCGAAACGGGACCCGAAACCGGAGCCGATTGACGATCCGCCTATGCCTCCATCGCCTGGAAACGATCCCAACGATGAACCTCTCCCAATTGGTGACCCGCCAGATACCTCGGATCACCCTATACGTATGAGAGGCACGGCAGCCGGCTTTCCCGTCGAATGGCCTATGAATTATTCCGGAAACAGAGGCGGGATGGTCTTCATCAACACTCCTGATCCGACGATCTGTGCTCCTCTTTAACCTCGTGAAAGGAGGTCTCTATGACGATATTGAAATGGGCAGCCATTTTTTTTGTTATTGCGCTCATCGCGGGCGGATTGGGATTCTCCGGAATTGCGGAGGGCGCTGCCGGAATCGCCCAAATATTATTTTATATTTTTCTCGCACTGTGCATTGCCATGGTCCTCATCGGAATTTTTGTGGCAAAAAAAATTACGTAACGCCCTGTTGAGAAATAGTCAGCGTGACCAAACACCAGCGTTGCTATACATGCTGGCGCGAAGTAAGGCACTTACATAAGAAATGAGACTCCATGATAAAAAAGGATGTTATGACAAATCACGAAAAAGCCAAATTGATTGAGCCGTGGATTAATCCTGCAGAACGGGTCACGGTGGACTTTAACGATGTGACAGGGTTGAACGCCGAAGTGTTTGGATGCACCGAAAACGTGGTCTATTTGTTATTTCAAGAGACCTTCCCGCATATGAAGGAACAAATTACCATCCCGTTGAGAGCGGTGCAGGTAGAAGAGGATGATACCCATTATACCCGTGATCCTGATGCTCCTCTTCAATGGCGTTTGCGCCTTCGGGTGAATCAAAATCGTCCGGAAGGAATATGACATCGCACTCATTGCTCGGTGTGAGCGTGTTGATCGGGAGAATTTAAAAGAATTAGACGATGGAAGGATATTGCCTGCACAACTTGTCCATTCACAATTTTCCGGGTCTCCGGCTATCCTGAAAAAATAGGGAGAGAAAGAAGCTTTCAATATGCATACCAACGACAAGGAAAGGAGAGTCTAATGAAATTCATTTCAGGAGAGCGAATGGTAGTGGGCACTGCTGTCATGGCCCTGTGCTTGGGTGTGCCTTTCATGGCTCAGGCAGCTTCATCCTATGATTACAGGGACCGATCCGATGTGGATACACGCGGATGGTCCGATTCCCGTTCCATCGATGATGCCAATAGCAACCGGCATGACAATCGGCAGTTTTATACCGATCAATATGGGGATCTGGATACGATGGAAGATCAGGAAAAGGAAATAGGGTATCGGGGTGAAGGGTATGTGACTCAAGAAGGGTATCGGTCCACAGCCTCCACAAGAAATCCACGGTATCCAAATGACCTGCGGCGAGCCGATGAAGCCATTCGCCGTGATATTCTTGCTGAAATGGGCGGGGGCACAGAGAGGGTTCACGTCAGCGTAAAAAATGGGGTAGCGACGTTATCAGGCATGGTCTTAAATCGGGACGCCATGGTGGAAGCGATCGAAGATGCCTATGAGGGTGGCGCTCAAAAAGTCCAAAACGAATTGCGAATATTTCGATATGATGAGCGCCCGTGGGGCGAGCTGAGTGATAGGAGTTTGGCAAAGGCCGTGCGGGAGGAATTAGCCTGGAGCCCATATGTGGATGAAGATCCTATTCGGGTGGATGCGCGGCGAGGCGTCGTGACGCTCCAAGGCACCGTTAAAAACAGATCCGAAATGGCGGCTGCGGTCGAGAATGCCTATGAAGCCGGAGCACGACGTGTCAATAACCTGCTGAGGATTGCCAATTAACAAAGTAAATGGGATGGTCGTTGTGATGGGGAAGGGACAATTGCCAGGCTCCAATTCCAACACTTGTATGATAGATGAGGTTGACACGAAAGTGATGAAAACGACCGGGGACATTATTGATTGGAAAAATTGGTGAATTTTCCATATGTCCTGTTTCCGGGTGAAAGGGTTTTCCTTTGAAAATGAGAAAAAAATATTATGAAGGCCATGCACATTTGTCACCCTAAATTCAAACCGGAAGGGGAAACGTTATGCCAATTTTATTATGGATTTTGGGAGTTCCTCTCAGTCTCGTACTGATATTATGGTTGTTCGGAGTGATCGGCTTTTAATAAGCCGTTTCAGGATTCAATTTTCCTTTAGAAGAATTTGAATAATCACAGGTCCTGACTGAACCAATTTAATATATTGTCGGTACCACGGGCCCGGATATTTCGGTTGAAAGAAATGTCCGGGCCCCTTTCCATTATGGAGCACTCCCGGCTCCGAAATTTTCCCATGTATTCTGATTCGCGGATCAGCCCGGGTAGCCAGGCTGACATTGGCGCGACAGGGTTGACAAAAAAAAGAAATCAAATGTCCATTTGTTCGTTTGGTTTTATATGGTAAAGCTGATTCTGATCAGGAAGATATCGAATTCTCTCCGGTCACGAGAAAGGTAGGGACGACGTCTATGTCAGGGACAACACAACAGGCCGGCTTTGGAGAAGGGCGTGGAGTGCTGGTTTTTTTACCTTTGGGAGTGGGGGTATTGGTCACAGCTCTCCTCTATGCATCTCAAATAACCTCTCTTGCAGCAGGCTTGCCGACACATTCCATGCAAGGGCTATGGCTTCAGAAATACCGTGACGAGAAATCTATTTCTACGGGGGCCCCCGGGGCGATCTTTATCTATTCATGGCAACCCTGGGGTGGGGTTCTAGTTGATGATGACAAAAGACCTCTCGTTTCCATGTGGGACGTCTCTATCCTGCCTTTGAGGTCGGGAGGAAAACTTCCGTCAAAGACCGAATAGATTCGTATGGTTTTAGAATCAGAAACGAGCTAAAGCGTGGCGACACTCTTCCGTCCGTTCAAATTCTTTGATGACGAAATCAGAATTGGAGGACGACATCATATTGATGAATGGCATAGCTTTGGATTCCACCACCTAGGATTTGACGTCAAGCGGAGGGAAGGCAGCAGAAAGAAATCGGATTACAGGGATGTGGATTGCTACTCTGAATCATTTGAAAGTCGGTAGTGCTTGGCTCGACGGGCTGTGATGAGTATTTTTCTTGTTATTGACCCCGATCCTGATTCCCAAGAAGCATGGGTACGCCTCGGGGATTTGTGCGGAGTTGAGATAGTTGTGACAGGCAATCTTTCGGAGGGCATCAGTCTCTCTACCCAACAATCTGTCGATCTGATTGTCGTAGACTTGTTTCTCCCCCAGAAAAGCGGGTTTTCGTTAATTTCTGAAATCACGTCGAAAGAAGGCCATCCTCCAATTATTGCGACATTCTCCGCCGACCAGGCGCCAAATTTCAATATTAAACGGTTTGCCCATCTGCTGGGAGCGTCCTATACCTTCGAAAAACCTCTTAACCCAACGCGATTTCTTCAGGCTTGTAGGGAGTTGGTGATGCGTTTTCCCCTCTAACTAAAGTAGAGAAAGAATTGGATGATACGTGTTCTCTACTCTTTTTTATTTGCCATGCTCACGCTCCTGCTGAACATTCGATCATGTGGTGTTGTGCCAAACCCATTCCACAAACTTTGAGAAGAAAATTATGCCATCTGAAGATCCCGGGTGAAATGATGGCGTTTCTTTCCCGTTGATAAATTTTTTAACCCCAGAGCCGGCCAGAATACCTCCTCTTCTCTCAATGAATGTGGAGAGACATGAAAATTCAGCGTCACGTCGGGGTTGAGGAGAAATGAGTCGCCCACTTCCGTAATGACCTCCATGCAGGACAGGCAGAGAGGTAAATGCCACATTCGGTAATCAAATCCATATCCCTCCCTGAACATCTCTTGCCATTTCGTATCCTCAAGGCATGGGTAGTAGGGGGGATCGCTTTTTCGATAAAATGGCAATAAGGTTTCTAGATTTTCCCTCACCTGAAGATGAAAAGATTCAGGATTGGAAGCTTGATTTTCAACCAACGATTGGACCTCTTGGGTGGTTAATCCAACTTCTTCTGCGGCCTGGAACCACCCCTTTTGCCGCCATCGTGCAAAGTTTTTATAGATGCGCTGGGTCTGCCCCTCTTCCAAACCAAGAAGGAATCCGACTTCGACCGGCTTCATGCCGTAAAAGTGATAAAACAGACAGATCAAGGCGTCCCGGCTCAGGACGGCCCGATTGAGCAGGCCATCCAGAAAACGGTACAAAACGGGATTAGAGGTTGATGAAGCTTTAGATTCCTGGGGCTTTCCAAAAAAATCTGATATGAACCCATCCAACAGCAGAGCAGGTCGACAGGGGAGCTGAGAAGGACAGTATTCGATAAACCGTTCAACCAGATCAAACGAAAGTCGCAGCAATAATTTTTCATGGGCCGAGTTGTCGGCCCATTGCCCCATGTCTTGCAGAATGCGCCGAATAAGGCCCGAAGAACGTTCCAGGAAGTAGGAAAAGTTTGCCGGAATGAATTGTTTGAATTCTTCAGAATTATTAATCACACCGTTGGTTGATGGGGATAACGTTTTCAAGGTCGCCCTCCTTGCTTGGGGGAATGAAAATGAATAAAAAAATAATGGGGACTCCTCATAGCCCTCGAGCGTAAGTGTTGTACAAATTTAGCGAGATGCCTCCCATTTCCGTACTGTTAAAATCCCTTGATTCCCCCGTTACCGACCCTAGGGGATGTCATGGCTGGACTTTGGAAATTTCAGAGGAAGATCCATAGGAATTGGAGAACACTCTCCTAAAAGAGGCTGAAAAACCCTTATTTGTCAACTGAAATGGATGGGGAGGTGTGATAGGTTTGAAGCAAAACCAGGAAATCAGGCAGCCACCGGTCTTCTCCACTGTCAGCCTACAAGACAAAATATAGGTGAAAGGACTTAGTCCATGTTTTCTTCAAATCAAATGGCCGAAAATATTCGAAATAAAAATTGGATGGAAACCCCACTCGGGGACATGGCCGGATGGCCCTCTCAGCTCAAAACCTCCGTCCAAATTATTCTGGATTCGAGATATCCCATGTTTGTCTGGTGGGGGGAACATCTCATCAATATTTATAACGATGCCTATATCCCGATATTGGGAAACCGCCATCCGCAGGCGTTGGGTGCCTGTGCGTCGGATATTTGGTCTGATATCTGGGATGTGATTGGTCCGCAGGC belongs to Nitrospiraceae bacterium and includes:
- a CDS encoding glucose-6-phosphate dehydrogenase; protein product: MYEHLVIFGATGDVSKRYIFPALAQVFANRGLPSEYRITGVGRRDWKTPQLQEHVSKLLGQHEDLPFPRSRQGFLRSLEYAHVEDLSDARQIQAIFHKKAESTLLYLGLPPQMFPTVLESLRRVTLPPQSRIIIEKPFGLSYAQSQELNRLVHQQFAEERVFRIDHFLGMPIVSAVFGLRFSNPVFTPIWNRHHIEKIEVIWDETLALEGRADFYDCAGALKDMIQNHLLQLLAVLTLEPLETMWSPDFRDKRVELFKAVRKLSRAEIRSQTLRARYRSGEIGSVRVPGYAKSQGVDPERNTETFAQVTFWVDNERWQGVPFVLRSGKALGRERKEILVHFKRGQKDPGSFLPTEGGNILCLNLASEEVNLGIFSIQDAGGITPAPMRVDDPVSPERLSPYERLFLEAMSGKSQLFVRDDEVEEMWNIIQPIADAWADNVVSLQSYPAGSNGPPREDTGALTEYGHFQTTGETPGSEPFPNYH
- a CDS encoding MgtC/SapB family protein, which translates into the protein MNMVLELDWQQIWSHFYHLIIAFLLAVPLGWDREQESHGAGLRTFPLVALGSCAYMLTGIHVLSSTDAEGRVIYGILTGIGFIGGGAILKDRGNVAGTATAASIWNTGAIGMAVAWDRYEIAMVLSALNFLTFRFMPLVKRRVTSSASTTNRTMET
- a CDS encoding AI-2E family transporter yields the protein MKPARHVHLWEIVAVRELCIVAMGVFLLWLCFQLQAILVPVLIGLGLAYLTDPALDYVEQTWKLPRWLAVTFMALVICALVSGFVLWVGPRLADQLRSFIEKFPTYLSLLADRHGMDVKEITRNFKEISGNIQDNPLSTLKTFLSGTGQVFYLTNLIIGTLGSFLFSFSLIIIYFFLFAWSFPSIQRTIWSAVESQEDDRWPKLLSKMDRAIGEFFRGRLLIALMMSVMFAIGWFWVGMPYWILLGVGAGLLSLVPYAATLMWPVAILLKYLDMSMGSGSTDNYWMQLLVWPSAVYLGVQFLEGWVLTPWVQSQSTDLSAATILLVVLIGGALGGVLGLVLAIPFAACLKILARELIIPRIQRGNITEVHHEIYTP
- a CDS encoding DUF1328 domain-containing protein, whose product is MTILKWAAIFFVIALIAGGLGFSGIAEGAAGIAQILFYIFLALCIAMVLIGIFVAKKIT
- a CDS encoding BON domain-containing protein — protein: MKFISGERMVVGTAVMALCLGVPFMAQAASSYDYRDRSDVDTRGWSDSRSIDDANSNRHDNRQFYTDQYGDLDTMEDQEKEIGYRGEGYVTQEGYRSTASTRNPRYPNDLRRADEAIRRDILAEMGGGTERVHVSVKNGVATLSGMVLNRDAMVEAIEDAYEGGAQKVQNELRIFRYDERPWGELSDRSLAKAVREELAWSPYVDEDPIRVDARRGVVTLQGTVKNRSEMAAAVENAYEAGARRVNNLLRIAN
- a CDS encoding response regulator — encoded protein: MSIFLVIDPDPDSQEAWVRLGDLCGVEIVVTGNLSEGISLSTQQSVDLIVVDLFLPQKSGFSLISEITSKEGHPPIIATFSADQAPNFNIKRFAHLLGASYTFEKPLNPTRFLQACRELVMRFPL